In Methanosphaera cuniculi, a single window of DNA contains:
- the lysA gene encoding diaminopimelate decarboxylase: MIIMININDKFNLKVEHDHLYIGDVDANDIAEKYGTPLYVIDEQKVRNNYQKLYNAFSEKYSKLHMCYAAKANTSLAVLRILEEEGSYIDAVSPGEIYTALLAGFTPERIVFTGNNVTNEELEYAHKAGVMINLDSISALERLSKIEGTEGKEISIRVNPMVEAGHHEHCITGGPKSKFGIREDEAVEVYQKAIDLGFKPVGMHSHIGSEILESEPFMLAVETMMNIAGKVHTDVGVDFKFLDFGGGFGIPYEPSEEPLDLEKFTTDIINLFTEKLDEYDMGRPEMYVEPGRFIVGNAEVLLTRVNTIKESYRKFAGVDCGFGTLLRPTMYGSYHHIVVANNMNAADTQQIDIAGDLCESGDLFARDRPMPELKEGDLLAILNAGAYAFSMASQYNSRPRPAEVMVNKEQVDVIRRRENFSDLFNGQVVPIRLLK, from the coding sequence TTGATAATAATGATAAACATAAACGATAAATTCAACCTAAAAGTAGAACATGACCACTTATATATTGGTGATGTTGATGCAAATGATATTGCAGAAAAATATGGAACACCACTATATGTAATAGATGAACAAAAAGTACGAAACAATTACCAAAAACTATACAATGCATTTAGTGAAAAATACTCAAAATTACACATGTGCTACGCTGCAAAAGCAAACACATCACTTGCTGTACTAAGAATTCTTGAAGAAGAAGGAAGCTACATTGATGCAGTTTCACCTGGTGAAATATACACAGCACTTCTTGCAGGATTTACACCAGAACGCATAGTATTTACAGGAAACAATGTAACTAATGAAGAACTAGAATATGCACACAAAGCAGGTGTAATGATAAATCTTGATAGTATATCAGCACTAGAAAGATTAAGTAAAATCGAAGGTACAGAAGGTAAAGAAATATCAATTCGTGTAAATCCAATGGTAGAAGCAGGACATCATGAACACTGTATTACTGGAGGTCCAAAAAGTAAATTTGGAATTCGTGAAGATGAAGCAGTAGAAGTATATCAAAAAGCAATAGATCTTGGATTTAAACCTGTTGGAATGCACTCACACATTGGATCTGAAATTCTAGAATCAGAACCATTCATGCTAGCTGTAGAAACTATGATGAACATAGCAGGAAAAGTACATACAGATGTAGGAGTAGACTTTAAATTCCTAGACTTTGGTGGAGGATTTGGAATACCATATGAACCTTCAGAAGAACCATTAGATCTTGAAAAATTCACAACAGATATCATAAATCTCTTCACAGAAAAACTTGATGAATATGATATGGGAAGACCAGAAATGTATGTTGAACCAGGACGTTTCATAGTAGGAAATGCAGAAGTTCTACTTACACGTGTTAACACAATTAAAGAAAGCTATCGTAAATTTGCAGGTGTTGACTGTGGATTTGGAACACTACTAAGACCAACAATGTATGGATCATACCATCATATAGTAGTAGCAAACAACATGAATGCAGCAGATACACAACAAATAGACATAGCAGGAGATCTATGTGAATCAGGAGATCTATTTGCACGAGATAGACCAATGCCAGAACTTAAAGAAGGAGATCTACTTGCAATTCTTAATGCTGGAGCATATGCTTTTAGTATGGCATCCCAGTACAACTCAAGACCAAGACCAGCAGAAGTGATGGTAAATAAAGAACAAGTAGATGTAATACGTAGACGAGAAAATTTCAGCGACCTATTTAATGGTCAAGTTGTCCCAATAAGGTTATTAAAATGA
- the cobJ gene encoding precorrin-3B C(17)-methyltransferase yields MISLVGIGSKRELITLKAVDVIRDADVIIAYSPYLDHIEDLLEGKEVYRRGMGDEMDRVELAIEKEKEGNKVAIISSGDPGIYGMANVYFQIIDKYSDLEFEVIPGVTAATYAASALGAPLHDLAIISLSNLLTPLDEIERKIEHAAVADMIIAFYNPKSKTRTEPFERACEILNENRNPEVPVGIVKTEGEDTIVELCKLKDLKDQDIHMTTTIIVGNSLTYVKKGKMITPRGYKINATLPPQTEEFYDRFFNGDIQIGPNLECEYFACHNGEESCTFCYCPFYPCGDGSTNGSWITDKNVWNCKDCNWIHKDVVVDEVLPYVKENIKCMDDFDRKKKDLLKLRRSVIYKTRNAEYNRCFDDEE; encoded by the coding sequence ATGATAAGTTTAGTAGGAATAGGTTCAAAAAGAGAACTAATAACACTTAAAGCTGTAGATGTAATACGAGATGCGGATGTAATAATAGCATATAGTCCATACCTTGATCACATAGAAGATCTACTTGAAGGAAAAGAAGTATATCGTCGTGGAATGGGAGATGAAATGGATCGTGTAGAACTTGCAATAGAAAAAGAAAAAGAAGGAAATAAAGTTGCAATCATAAGCTCAGGAGATCCTGGAATATATGGAATGGCAAATGTATACTTCCAAATAATAGATAAATATAGTGATCTTGAATTTGAAGTAATACCAGGAGTAACAGCAGCAACTTATGCTGCAAGTGCACTTGGAGCACCATTACATGATCTTGCAATAATAAGTTTAAGTAATCTTCTAACACCACTTGATGAAATTGAACGTAAAATAGAACATGCAGCAGTTGCTGATATGATTATTGCATTTTATAATCCAAAAAGTAAAACTAGAACAGAGCCATTTGAACGTGCATGTGAAATATTAAATGAAAATCGTAACCCTGAAGTACCTGTTGGAATTGTAAAAACAGAAGGTGAAGATACAATAGTAGAACTATGCAAACTTAAAGATCTTAAAGATCAAGATATTCACATGACAACTACAATAATTGTTGGAAATTCACTTACATATGTAAAAAAAGGTAAAATGATAACACCACGTGGATATAAAATAAATGCTACACTTCCACCACAAACAGAGGAATTCTATGATAGATTCTTTAATGGTGATATACAAATAGGTCCTAACCTTGAATGTGAATACTTCGCATGTCATAATGGTGAGGAAAGTTGTACATTCTGTTATTGTCCATTCTATCCATGTGGAGATGGTTCAACAAATGGTTCATGGATAACAGATAAAAATGTATGGAACTGTAAAGATTGTAACTGGATACATAAAGATGTTGTAGTAGATGAAGTTCTTCCATATGTAAAAGAAAATATTAAATGTATGGATGACTTTGATCGTAAGAAGAAAGATTTACTAAAACTAAGACGATCTGTAATATATAAAACACGTAATGCTGAATATAATCGTTGTTTTGATGATGAAGAATAA
- the dapF gene encoding diaminopimelate epimerase yields the protein MNKEIQFTKMHALGNDYIVINETKETVIDEDMKTPLSDTICTRRFNVGADGVIFACKSDKADVKFRIFNSDGSEAEMCGNGIRCLAKYVYDNDIVKKTTMQIETMEDIKEARLTVDENDEVTSIQIDMGRGYFKPEDIPAIAPSGNTDEFINEEIVVEDETVIMNAASVGNPHAVCFTDVNIDDIDLDFYGPRIETHEAFPEKVNVHFVNIITPDEINILTWERGAGFTYACGTGTTTCVLLGYKTGLLADHVHAHLSGGDLDITITDHDDYLTATMEGRAVTVYEASMNVEL from the coding sequence ATGAATAAAGAAATACAATTTACAAAAATGCATGCACTAGGAAATGACTACATAGTAATAAATGAAACAAAAGAAACAGTTATTGATGAAGATATGAAAACACCATTATCTGATACTATCTGTACACGTAGATTCAATGTGGGAGCTGATGGTGTAATATTCGCATGTAAATCAGACAAAGCAGATGTTAAATTCCGTATATTTAACAGTGATGGAAGTGAAGCTGAAATGTGTGGAAATGGTATCAGATGTCTTGCAAAATATGTATATGATAATGACATAGTTAAAAAAACAACCATGCAAATTGAAACCATGGAAGATATAAAAGAAGCAAGACTTACTGTAGATGAAAATGATGAAGTTACAAGTATTCAAATAGACATGGGACGAGGATACTTTAAACCTGAAGATATTCCAGCAATTGCTCCTAGTGGTAATACTGATGAATTTATCAATGAAGAAATAGTAGTAGAAGATGAAACAGTTATCATGAATGCTGCAAGTGTAGGAAACCCACATGCAGTATGTTTTACTGATGTAAACATTGATGATATAGACTTAGACTTCTATGGTCCACGTATTGAAACACATGAAGCATTCCCAGAAAAAGTTAATGTACACTTTGTAAATATTATAACACCTGATGAAATAAACATTCTAACATGGGAACGTGGAGCAGGATTTACCTATGCATGTGGAACTGGAACAACCACTTGTGTACTTCTAGGATATAAAACAGGATTATTAGCTGATCATGTACATGCACATCTTTCAGGTGGAGATCTTGATATTACAATTACAGATCATGATGATTACCTTACAGCTACAATGGAAGGTCGTGCTGTAACTGTATATGAAGCAAGTATGAACGTTGAATTATAA
- a CDS encoding Bsp6I family type II restriction endonuclease has product MLVKQHEIMVDNKSYLADVTIPEPSDLDYFIQIYEKWFDLIELLDEFKCGRVCLSEFSELLFCLVNNCWRCNNIKNISKAYKDFDCYNPLTQKTIEIISTNVKEDITSFDPNLSWDELYFIDFYCDIEFNGSFKIYKIPKKYFQMLITKEEYNQQKKRPITSIKKDIISKYDIKPECSYNLYDLTSSYSKNN; this is encoded by the coding sequence ATGTTAGTAAAACAGCATGAAATTATGGTAGATAATAAAAGTTACCTGGCAGATGTAACCATACCTGAACCATCTGATTTAGATTATTTCATTCAAATTTACGAAAAATGGTTTGACTTAATTGAACTATTAGATGAATTCAAATGTGGAAGAGTCTGTCTGTCAGAATTTAGTGAACTTCTTTTTTGTCTAGTTAATAATTGTTGGAGATGTAACAATATAAAAAACATAAGCAAAGCCTATAAAGATTTTGATTGTTATAACCCACTAACGCAAAAAACAATTGAAATTATTTCAACTAATGTCAAAGAAGATATAACATCGTTTGATCCTAACCTAAGTTGGGACGAACTGTACTTTATTGACTTCTATTGTGACATAGAATTCAATGGAAGCTTTAAAATATATAAGATTCCAAAAAAGTATTTCCAGATGTTAATTACTAAGGAAGAATATAATCAACAAAAAAAAAGACCGATAACATCAATAAAAAAGGATATTATTTCTAAATATGATATAAAACCTGAATGTTCATATAACTTATATGATCTTACATCATCATATTCTAAAAATAACTAA